Proteins encoded in a region of the Ancylobacter sp. SL191 genome:
- a CDS encoding DUF2735 domain-containing protein — MSASVHRESATIYQFPVGGRAGATSRSADDRARREATQVPAICFGSWYHEDAIKEDKGRKN; from the coding sequence ATGAGTGCCAGCGTTCATCGCGAGAGTGCGACGATCTACCAGTTCCCGGTCGGCGGGCGGGCCGGCGCAACCAGCCGTTCCGCGGATGACCGCGCCCGGCGCGAAGCCACCCAGGTGCCCGCTATCTGCTTCGGCAGCTGGTATCATGAGGACGCGATCAAGGAAGATAAGGGACGCAAGAACTGA